Proteins encoded together in one Aeromonas encheleia window:
- a CDS encoding DedA family protein, which translates to MEQFYHLAHAFINQDLATLSDPKMVFMVYIVLLTFLVLENGFIPTAFLPGDTLLILTGVLIYQGVLPLAVIPLLIMATFVGTWCGYMQGRFLGHTQMYHRLMSHLDDKHKEKVHYLLNKYGIITLITARYIAFVRTAYPYIVGANEIPQGRFLIVNLISSIMWICPLVGLGYYLSHTKLAAQYESQFLSIILCLPLVLLVGGLIALIWRWLSKRKAPASRD; encoded by the coding sequence ATGGAGCAGTTTTACCACCTGGCTCACGCCTTCATTAATCAGGATCTGGCGACCCTGTCCGATCCCAAGATGGTCTTCATGGTCTATATCGTCCTGCTGACCTTCCTGGTGTTGGAGAATGGCTTCATCCCGACCGCCTTCCTGCCCGGCGACACCCTGCTGATCCTGACCGGCGTGCTCATCTATCAGGGCGTGCTGCCACTGGCGGTCATTCCGCTGCTGATCATGGCCACCTTCGTCGGTACCTGGTGCGGCTACATGCAGGGGCGCTTTCTCGGCCATACCCAGATGTACCACAGGCTGATGTCCCACCTGGACGACAAACACAAGGAGAAGGTGCATTACCTGCTCAACAAGTACGGCATCATCACCCTGATCACCGCTCGCTACATCGCCTTCGTGCGCACCGCCTATCCCTACATCGTCGGCGCCAACGAGATACCGCAGGGGCGCTTCCTCATCGTCAACCTGATCAGCTCCATCATGTGGATCTGCCCGCTGGTCGGGCTGGGTTATTACCTGAGCCACACCAAGCTGGCCGCACAGTATGAGTCCCAGTTCCTCAGCATCATCCTCTGCCTGCCGCTGGTGCTGCTGGTCGGCGGTTTGATCGCATTGATCTGGCGCTGGCTGAGCAAACGCAAGGCCCCCGCCTCCCGGGATTGA
- a CDS encoding hemolysin family protein, which yields MEILILLGLILLNGVFAMSEIAIVTARKARLSKMASEGSRSAAIALKLGENPTHFLSAVQIGITSIGLLNGIYGESLLAQPFAQWLQEWGLSAKSSSLLATVIVVVLVTYLSIVVGELVPKRLGQLNAERIACLVARPMQWLATLTRPFVWLLSASTHASLRILRVDQNNSNNVTQEEIHAMLVEGSEAGIIEDQEHTMLRNVFRLDERSLASLMVPRSDIRYLDLSLPLETNLQRLVEYRHSFFPVCDGSLSDLVGILNVNKVLHAYIKGEPIDLAALTQDGSLLPETLNGLELLNHFRAHSEHMVLVVDEYGELQGLVTQQDLLETLAGDFQQEDGEDNWAFQRADGSWLLDGLIPLPELKDCLELVRLPEEEKHHYHTLGGLIMLLLGRLPRTGDLVTLEQWQLEIVDMDGLRIDKVLAMPLTDQPS from the coding sequence ATGGAAATATTGATCCTGCTCGGATTGATTTTGCTCAATGGCGTCTTCGCCATGTCGGAAATCGCCATCGTCACCGCGCGCAAGGCCCGCCTCAGCAAGATGGCAAGCGAAGGCAGCCGCTCCGCCGCCATTGCGCTCAAACTGGGCGAGAATCCGACCCATTTCCTCTCTGCCGTCCAGATAGGCATCACCAGCATCGGCCTGCTCAACGGTATCTACGGTGAATCCCTGCTGGCACAACCCTTCGCACAATGGCTGCAGGAGTGGGGCCTCTCCGCCAAGAGCAGCAGCCTGCTCGCCACCGTCATCGTGGTGGTGCTGGTCACCTACCTCTCCATAGTGGTGGGGGAGCTGGTCCCCAAGCGCCTCGGCCAGCTCAATGCCGAACGCATCGCCTGCCTGGTGGCCCGCCCCATGCAGTGGCTGGCGACCCTGACCCGCCCCTTCGTCTGGTTGCTGTCGGCCTCGACCCATGCCAGCCTGCGCATCCTGCGGGTCGATCAGAACAACAGCAACAACGTCACCCAGGAGGAGATCCACGCCATGCTGGTGGAAGGCTCCGAGGCTGGCATCATCGAGGATCAGGAACACACTATGTTACGGAATGTGTTTCGTCTCGACGAGCGCAGCCTGGCCTCCCTGATGGTGCCGCGCAGCGACATCCGCTATCTGGATCTCTCCCTGCCACTGGAGACCAACCTGCAGCGACTGGTGGAGTATCGCCACAGCTTCTTCCCGGTCTGTGACGGCAGCCTGTCGGATCTGGTGGGCATCCTCAACGTCAACAAGGTGCTGCACGCCTACATCAAGGGGGAGCCCATCGATCTGGCGGCCCTCACCCAGGATGGCAGCCTGCTGCCGGAGACCCTCAACGGCCTCGAGCTGCTCAATCACTTCCGCGCCCACTCCGAGCACATGGTGCTGGTGGTGGACGAGTATGGTGAGCTGCAGGGGCTGGTCACCCAGCAGGATCTGCTGGAGACCCTGGCCGGTGACTTCCAGCAGGAGGATGGTGAGGACAACTGGGCATTCCAGCGCGCCGACGGCAGCTGGCTGCTGGATGGCCTCATCCCCCTGCCGGAGCTGAAAGATTGTCTGGAACTGGTCCGCTTGCCGGAAGAAGAAAAACATCACTATCACACCCTTGGAGGGCTTATCATGCTGCTCCTTGGTCGCCTTCCCCGGACCGGAGACCTGGTCACCCTGGAACAGTGGCAACTGGAAATTGTAGATATGGACGGCCTGCGCATCGACAAGGTGCTTGCCATGCCCTTGACCGACCAACCCAGCTAA
- a CDS encoding valine--tRNA ligase yields the protein MEKTFNHNAIEQALYQHWESQGYFKPHGDTSKDSFCIMIPPPNVTGSLHMGHAFQQTLMDTLIRYNRMQGKNTLWQAGCDHAGIATQMVVERKIAAEEGKTRHDYGRDAFIDKIWQWKEESGGTITRQMRRLGDSVDWERERFTMDEGLSEAVQEVFVRLYEDGLMYRGKRLVNWDPKLNTAISDLEVENREIKGHMWHLRYPLANGAKTAEGQDHLIVATTRPETMLGDTAVAVNPEDPRYKALIGQHILLPLVNRLIPIVADEHADMEKGTGCVKITPAHDFNDNEVGKRHNLPMINIFTLDAHVRAEAEVVDTNGNPCTAYDAALPAEFAGLERFAARKAILARLDELGLLSETKDHVLQQPYGDRGGVPIEPMLTDQWYVRVAPMAKTAIEAVEDGRIQFVPKQYENMYFSWMRDIQDWCVSRQLWWGHRIPAWYDESGKVYVGRDEAEVRAKHNIPSVTVLRQDEDVLDTWFSSALWTFSTLGWPNNTEALKTFHPTDVLMSGFDIIFFWIARMIMMTMHFIKNEDGTPQVPFKTVYITGLIRDEEGQKMSKSKGNVLDPLDMIDGISLANLLEKRTGNMMQPQMAEKIGKRTAKQFPEGIEAHGTDALRFTLAALASTGRDINWDMKRLDGYNNFCNKLWNASRYVLMNTEEQDCGLNGGEMQFSLADRWIQSQLQVAIRDFRTALDTYRFDMAAGVLYEFIWNQFCDWYLELTKPVLGKGSESEQRATRHTLVTVLETLLRLAHPIIPFITETIWKSVAPLTGVHADTIMLQPFPEFDAARLDETAMADQEWVKEFIVGIRNIRAEMNVAPSVGLNVLLQCDAKDAQRAKDNEAFLKSLARLESIRVLADGDVAPLSVKKLIGSTELMIPMAGLIDKEAELARLAKEVAKLAGECARIEGKLGNEAFVAKAPEAVIAKEREKLEEYRLQLVKLEAQQVEIAAL from the coding sequence ATGGAAAAGACTTTTAATCACAACGCCATCGAACAGGCGCTCTACCAGCACTGGGAATCCCAGGGTTACTTCAAGCCCCACGGTGACACCAGCAAAGACTCCTTCTGCATCATGATCCCGCCGCCGAACGTCACCGGCAGCCTGCACATGGGTCACGCCTTCCAGCAGACCCTGATGGACACCCTGATCCGCTACAACCGCATGCAGGGCAAGAACACCCTGTGGCAGGCGGGCTGTGACCACGCCGGCATCGCCACCCAGATGGTGGTGGAGCGCAAGATCGCCGCCGAAGAGGGCAAGACCCGTCACGACTACGGCCGCGATGCCTTCATCGACAAGATCTGGCAGTGGAAGGAAGAGTCCGGCGGCACCATCACCCGTCAGATGCGCCGCCTCGGTGACTCAGTGGACTGGGAGCGCGAGCGCTTCACCATGGACGAGGGCCTCTCCGAAGCCGTACAGGAAGTGTTCGTGCGTCTGTATGAAGATGGCCTGATGTACCGTGGCAAACGCCTGGTGAACTGGGATCCCAAGCTCAACACCGCCATCTCCGATCTGGAAGTGGAAAACCGCGAGATCAAGGGCCACATGTGGCACCTGCGTTATCCGCTGGCGAACGGCGCCAAGACCGCCGAAGGCCAGGATCACCTGATCGTCGCCACCACCCGTCCCGAGACCATGCTGGGTGATACCGCCGTCGCCGTGAACCCGGAAGACCCGCGTTACAAGGCGTTGATCGGCCAGCACATACTGCTGCCGCTGGTGAACCGCCTGATCCCCATCGTCGCCGACGAACACGCCGACATGGAGAAGGGCACCGGCTGCGTGAAGATCACCCCGGCCCACGACTTCAACGATAACGAAGTGGGCAAGCGCCACAACCTGCCGATGATCAACATCTTCACCCTGGACGCCCACGTGCGCGCCGAGGCCGAAGTGGTCGACACCAACGGCAACCCCTGCACCGCCTATGACGCCGCCCTGCCGGCCGAATTCGCCGGGCTGGAGCGCTTCGCCGCCCGCAAGGCCATCCTGGCCAGGCTGGACGAGCTGGGCCTGCTGAGCGAAACCAAGGATCACGTGCTGCAACAGCCTTACGGCGATCGCGGTGGCGTGCCCATCGAACCCATGCTGACCGACCAGTGGTACGTACGCGTGGCGCCCATGGCCAAGACCGCCATCGAGGCGGTGGAAGATGGTCGCATCCAGTTTGTGCCCAAGCAGTACGAGAACATGTACTTCTCCTGGATGCGCGACATTCAGGACTGGTGTGTCTCCCGTCAGCTGTGGTGGGGTCACCGCATCCCGGCCTGGTATGACGAATCCGGCAAGGTCTACGTCGGTCGCGACGAGGCCGAGGTGCGCGCCAAGCACAACATTCCGTCCGTGACCGTGCTGCGTCAGGACGAAGACGTGCTCGACACCTGGTTCAGCTCCGCCCTGTGGACCTTCTCCACCCTGGGCTGGCCGAACAACACCGAAGCGCTCAAGACCTTCCACCCGACCGACGTGCTGATGAGCGGCTTCGACATCATCTTCTTCTGGATAGCCCGGATGATCATGATGACCATGCACTTCATCAAGAATGAAGATGGCACCCCGCAGGTTCCCTTCAAGACCGTCTATATCACCGGCCTGATCCGGGATGAAGAGGGCCAGAAGATGTCCAAGTCCAAGGGCAACGTGCTGGACCCGCTCGACATGATCGACGGTATCAGCCTGGCAAATCTGCTGGAGAAGCGCACCGGCAACATGATGCAGCCGCAGATGGCCGAGAAGATCGGCAAGCGCACCGCCAAGCAGTTCCCGGAAGGGATCGAGGCCCACGGCACCGACGCCCTGCGCTTCACCCTGGCGGCGCTGGCCAGCACGGGTCGTGACATCAACTGGGACATGAAGCGCCTGGACGGTTACAACAACTTCTGCAACAAGCTGTGGAACGCGTCGCGCTACGTGCTGATGAACACCGAAGAGCAGGATTGCGGCCTGAATGGCGGCGAGATGCAGTTCAGCCTGGCGGATCGCTGGATCCAGTCCCAGCTGCAGGTCGCCATCCGCGACTTCCGCACCGCGCTCGACACCTACCGCTTCGACATGGCCGCCGGCGTGCTGTACGAATTTATCTGGAACCAGTTCTGCGACTGGTATCTGGAGCTGACTAAGCCGGTGCTGGGCAAGGGCTCGGAATCCGAGCAGCGTGCCACCCGTCACACCCTGGTGACTGTGCTGGAAACCCTGCTGCGCCTGGCGCACCCCATCATTCCGTTCATCACCGAGACCATCTGGAAATCGGTGGCGCCGCTGACCGGGGTCCATGCCGACACCATCATGCTGCAGCCCTTCCCCGAGTTCGATGCCGCCAGACTGGATGAGACCGCCATGGCGGATCAGGAGTGGGTGAAGGAGTTCATCGTCGGCATCCGCAACATCCGCGCCGAGATGAACGTGGCGCCGAGCGTGGGCCTCAACGTGCTGCTCCAGTGCGACGCCAAGGATGCCCAGCGCGCCAAGGACAACGAGGCCTTCCTCAAGTCCCTCGCTCGCCTGGAGTCCATCCGCGTGCTGGCGGACGGCGACGTCGCCCCGCTGTCGGTGAAGAAGCTGATCGGCAGCACCGAGCTGATGATCCCCATGGCCGGCCTCATCGACAAGGAAGCCGAGCTGGCCCGTCTGGCCAAAGAGGTGGCCAAGCTGGCCGGTGAATGCGCCCGTATCGAAGGCAAGCTCGGCAACGAGGCCTTCGTGGCCAAGGCGCCGGAGGCGGTCATCGCCAAGGAGCGCGAGAAGCTGGAAGAGTACCGCCTCCAGCTGGTCAAGCTGGAAGCCCAACAGGTCGAGATCGCCGCCCTGTAA
- a CDS encoding DNA polymerase III subunit chi, whose protein sequence is MSQVTFYLMSEPDDAQASAVERLACQLAADGWGAGHLYLHCVDQAQAERLDELLWQLPPDRFVPHQLQGETGQAPVEIGCQPPKRRYACLINLAEQTPLFAGHFAQVVDFVPTDETQKQQARERYKHYRQAGHALEMRDQPVLAAPDPAQP, encoded by the coding sequence ATGAGCCAAGTGACCTTTTACCTGATGAGTGAGCCGGATGACGCGCAGGCTTCCGCCGTCGAGCGGCTCGCCTGCCAACTGGCGGCCGATGGCTGGGGCGCGGGCCATCTCTATCTGCATTGTGTGGATCAGGCTCAGGCCGAGCGCCTGGACGAGCTGCTGTGGCAGCTGCCGCCGGATCGCTTCGTACCGCATCAGTTGCAGGGCGAAACCGGTCAGGCCCCGGTCGAGATCGGCTGCCAGCCACCGAAGCGGCGCTACGCCTGCCTCATCAATCTGGCCGAACAGACACCTTTGTTTGCAGGACACTTCGCTCAAGTGGTAGATTTTGTCCCCACTGACGAAACGCAAAAGCAGCAAGCCCGCGAGCGCTACAAGCACTATCGCCAGGCAGGCCATGCCCTCGAGATGAGGGATCAGCCCGTCCTTGCCGCACCGGATCCGGCGCAGCCCTGA